In one Modestobacter sp. L9-4 genomic region, the following are encoded:
- a CDS encoding HNH endonuclease signature motif containing protein, whose protein sequence is MSELRSALEALGAEDLTSSFGGPLLDRLAPLLQAHNQLSAEIARTVRECELTQAPERDGLRSMQSWLIGHGLLSKGDAERFVRAGRVGERMPAVAAAASEGSVTAAKVVEIGRKLTPARLAAAVEQGHDMAEVDGAMALVAATQTHEKLAEFVASYVAGVDPDGPEPDPTEGRRFWMSRGEHGWDFGGHLDPVAGEKVATAVESIAQADRPKGDDRTRSQQNADALVQLAENQLASGNLPVLRTVKPHVVVTIDVEDLVDPATGPEAARTGFGSTLSAARARGVACDSTVTRIVLGPDGLPLDVGRTHRVVPPHLRRAVENRDGHCVFAGCGAPTHWCDVHHLVEWINDGETSLDNSALLCERHHTKVHHGFRVQRDDGAPPGHRWRTWRPDGTEILIGPLLT, encoded by the coding sequence GTGAGCGAGTTGCGGTCGGCTCTGGAGGCCCTGGGTGCCGAGGACCTGACGTCGTCGTTCGGCGGGCCCCTGCTGGATCGACTGGCCCCTCTGCTGCAGGCGCACAACCAGCTGTCCGCGGAGATCGCCCGCACGGTGCGTGAGTGCGAGCTGACCCAGGCGCCGGAGCGCGACGGCCTGAGGTCGATGCAGTCCTGGCTCATCGGCCACGGGCTGCTGTCCAAGGGCGATGCGGAGCGCTTCGTGCGGGCCGGCCGGGTGGGCGAGCGGATGCCGGCGGTGGCTGCTGCGGCCTCGGAGGGGTCGGTGACCGCAGCGAAGGTGGTGGAGATCGGCCGCAAGCTGACCCCAGCGCGACTGGCGGCTGCGGTGGAGCAGGGCCATGACATGGCCGAGGTCGACGGCGCGATGGCCCTGGTGGCGGCCACGCAGACGCACGAGAAGCTGGCCGAGTTCGTGGCCTCCTACGTCGCCGGGGTCGACCCGGACGGGCCGGAGCCCGACCCGACCGAGGGCCGCCGGTTCTGGATGTCCAGGGGCGAGCACGGCTGGGACTTCGGCGGCCACCTCGACCCGGTGGCGGGGGAGAAGGTCGCCACGGCGGTGGAGTCGATCGCGCAGGCCGACCGCCCGAAGGGCGATGACCGGACGCGGAGCCAGCAGAACGCCGACGCGCTCGTGCAGCTGGCCGAGAACCAGCTCGCCTCCGGCAACCTCCCGGTGCTGCGCACGGTCAAGCCGCACGTCGTCGTCACGATCGATGTGGAGGACCTCGTCGACCCGGCCACCGGCCCGGAGGCGGCCCGCACCGGCTTCGGCTCGACCTTGTCGGCGGCCCGAGCGCGCGGGGTGGCGTGCGACTCGACGGTCACCCGGATCGTGCTCGGCCCCGACGGGCTCCCACTGGACGTGGGTCGGACGCACCGGGTGGTGCCGCCGCACCTGCGCCGGGCGGTGGAGAACCGCGACGGGCACTGCGTGTTCGCCGGGTGTGGTGCACCGACGCACTGGTGCGACGTCCACCACCTGGTGGAGTGGATCAACGACGGCGAGACGTCACTGGACAACTCGGCGCTGCTCTGTGAACGGCACCACACCAAGGTCCACCACGGGTTCCGCGTCCAGCGTGACGACGGGGCGCCGCCCGGTCACCGGTGGCGGACCTGGCGACCTGACGGCACCGAGATCCTGATCGGCCCGCTCCTCACCTGA
- a CDS encoding alcohol dehydrogenase catalytic domain-containing protein: MLAAHFHGAHQPLALDDVPVPEPAADEVRVRVHAAGVCGTELHFTDGLYAPSRTPMTLGHEAAGVVDAVGADVTGWAPGDRVAVYYYLFCGSCRWCLRGRQNLCLAPRGVLAFAADGAFAEQLVVPAHCLVRLPDEVSFDAAAPLCCAGTTAVHALTEAAVEPGEVVVVLGSGGVGLAVVQDARRRGATVIAVSRDAARREAALRSGATAAVSPADAAEAVTRLSGGQGADVVVELAGVTATLELATGVLGRRGRLVLVGYSADSLTVSPLGMVVAEQRVIASVGNTLAELEAAVSLAASGQLTPPVAATMPLSQVNEALDRLRAGEVTGRLVLHP; this comes from the coding sequence ATGCTCGCGGCGCACTTTCACGGAGCCCACCAGCCACTCGCCCTGGACGACGTCCCGGTGCCCGAGCCCGCCGCCGACGAGGTGCGCGTCCGGGTGCACGCCGCCGGCGTCTGCGGCACCGAGCTGCACTTCACCGACGGGCTCTACGCGCCGTCCCGGACGCCGATGACGCTGGGCCACGAGGCCGCCGGCGTGGTCGACGCGGTCGGCGCCGACGTCACCGGCTGGGCACCCGGCGACCGGGTCGCCGTCTACTACTACCTGTTCTGCGGCAGCTGCCGCTGGTGCCTGCGCGGCCGGCAGAACCTGTGCCTCGCCCCGCGCGGCGTCCTCGCCTTCGCCGCCGACGGCGCCTTCGCTGAGCAGCTCGTCGTCCCGGCGCACTGCCTGGTGCGGCTGCCCGACGAGGTGTCCTTCGACGCGGCCGCACCGCTGTGCTGCGCCGGGACGACGGCGGTGCACGCGCTCACCGAGGCCGCGGTCGAACCCGGCGAGGTCGTCGTGGTGCTCGGCAGCGGCGGCGTCGGGCTGGCCGTCGTCCAGGACGCACGCCGGCGCGGGGCCACGGTGATCGCGGTCAGCCGGGACGCCGCCCGCCGCGAGGCCGCGCTGCGCTCCGGCGCCACCGCCGCGGTCTCCCCCGCCGACGCCGCCGAGGCGGTGACCCGGCTGTCAGGCGGGCAGGGCGCCGACGTCGTCGTCGAGCTGGCCGGCGTGACCGCGACGCTGGAGCTGGCCACCGGCGTGCTCGGCCGCCGCGGGCGGCTCGTGCTGGTCGGCTACAGCGCAGACTCCCTCACCGTCAGCCCGCTGGGCATGGTGGTCGCCGAGCAGCGGGTGATCGCCAGCGTCGGCAACACCCTCGCCGAGCTGGAGGCCGCCGTCTCCCTGGCCGCGAGCGGGCAGCTGACCCCGCCGGTCGCGGCGACGATGCCGTTGTCCCAGGTCAACGAGGCCCTGGACCGGCTGCGCGCAGGCGAGGTGACCGGGCGGCTGGTGCTGCACCCCTGA
- a CDS encoding MFS transporter produces MARRSSKADPLPREVGVLAIVAFVVALGFGVVAPAIPLFVRDYGVGTTAVGFAISAFAFFRFVSAFAGGALVERIGERVVLAAGLAIVAVTTGLAGLAGTFPLFVSLRAAGGIGSAMFTVAALSLLLRTSPSGQRGRAAATYQGGFILGGIAGPAAGGFLAEISPRVPFFVYAGFLLVAGSVALVLLRPAALPPVDPPVTPGVDQGGGAEPSTAAVPPPGTDGGGLRAALRSRAYLAALVANLGVGWVLFGVRNSLVPLYVTEELGKTVAWAGAGLLAGSIAQALGLLRAGRLSDSWGRRPSLVLGTGLATASMAVLVLPPATGAFLLAMATFGLGASLLASVPAAVVGDVSPGRGGKTVAVFQMVADLGAVAGPLAAGWLTDTFSFQVAFAVSAGVLGLGVLAALSMPRRITPA; encoded by the coding sequence GTGGCCAGACGCAGCAGCAAGGCCGATCCCCTCCCCCGCGAGGTCGGCGTGCTGGCGATCGTGGCCTTCGTCGTCGCGCTCGGCTTCGGCGTCGTGGCCCCGGCCATCCCGCTCTTCGTCCGCGACTACGGCGTCGGGACGACGGCCGTCGGGTTCGCCATCAGCGCGTTCGCGTTCTTCCGGTTCGTCTCCGCCTTCGCCGGTGGGGCGCTGGTCGAGCGCATCGGCGAGCGGGTGGTGCTCGCCGCCGGGCTCGCGATCGTCGCCGTCACCACCGGGCTCGCGGGGCTGGCCGGCACGTTCCCGCTGTTCGTCAGCCTGCGGGCCGCGGGCGGCATCGGCAGCGCCATGTTCACCGTGGCGGCGCTGTCGCTGCTGCTGCGCACCTCCCCGTCGGGCCAGCGCGGGCGGGCCGCGGCGACCTACCAGGGCGGTTTCATCCTCGGCGGCATCGCCGGACCGGCCGCCGGTGGCTTCCTCGCCGAGATCTCCCCACGGGTGCCGTTCTTCGTCTACGCCGGGTTCCTGCTCGTCGCCGGCAGCGTCGCGCTGGTGCTGCTCCGGCCCGCCGCGCTGCCGCCGGTCGACCCGCCGGTGACCCCGGGCGTCGACCAGGGCGGCGGCGCCGAGCCCTCGACCGCGGCGGTGCCACCGCCGGGCACGGACGGCGGTGGCCTGCGCGCGGCACTGCGCTCGCGGGCCTACCTCGCCGCGCTGGTGGCCAACCTCGGCGTGGGCTGGGTGCTGTTCGGGGTGCGCAACTCGCTGGTGCCGCTGTACGTGACCGAGGAGCTGGGCAAGACGGTCGCCTGGGCCGGCGCGGGCCTGCTCGCCGGCTCGATCGCCCAGGCCCTCGGCCTGCTGCGCGCCGGCCGGCTGTCGGACTCCTGGGGACGGCGTCCCTCGCTGGTGCTGGGCACGGGGCTGGCGACCGCGTCGATGGCCGTGCTGGTGCTGCCGCCGGCGACCGGGGCGTTCCTGCTGGCCATGGCCACGTTCGGGCTGGGCGCCTCGCTGCTGGCCAGCGTGCCGGCCGCGGTCGTCGGCGACGTCAGCCCGGGACGGGGCGGGAAGACGGTCGCGGTGTTCCAGATGGTCGCCGACCTCGGAGCCGTGGCCGGCCCACTGGCCGCCGGCTGGCTCACCGACACGTTCTCGTTCCAGGTGGCGTTCGCCGTCAGTGCGGGCGTGCTCGGCCTGGGCGTGCTCGCCGCGCTGAGCATGCCCCGCCGGATCACCCCCGCCTGA
- a CDS encoding maleylpyruvate isomerase family mycothiol-dependent enzyme, whose product MTAPTEQLDWWRQGEEHLGTALGRLTDEELAGPSLLPGWTRAHVLAHLVRTADATADLLTGARTGVRTPVPGSDEARDAEAATAALPPGELRAAVLAATQRLAAAVRELPDQAWSAQVSTRPGHDLPAADLPWLRAREVWVHSVDLDAGIGFADVPDDVLAAVVDDVFRRWDARDVVPDVALFAGDREWGTGALAVAGTLPAVTAWITGRGDGADLQADGPLPSLAPWA is encoded by the coding sequence ATGACCGCGCCGACCGAGCAGCTGGACTGGTGGCGGCAAGGGGAGGAGCACCTCGGGACGGCGCTGGGCCGGCTCACCGACGAGGAGCTCGCCGGGCCCTCGCTGCTGCCGGGGTGGACCCGCGCGCACGTGCTCGCCCACCTGGTGCGCACCGCCGACGCGACGGCCGACCTGCTGACCGGGGCGCGCACCGGGGTCCGGACCCCGGTCCCCGGCTCGGACGAGGCGCGGGACGCCGAGGCCGCGACGGCCGCCCTCCCGCCGGGCGAGCTGCGCGCCGCCGTGCTCGCGGCGACCCAGCGGCTGGCCGCTGCGGTGCGCGAGCTGCCGGACCAGGCGTGGTCGGCGCAGGTGAGCACCCGGCCGGGCCACGACCTGCCGGCCGCCGACCTGCCGTGGCTGCGGGCCCGGGAGGTGTGGGTGCACTCGGTCGACCTGGACGCCGGCATCGGGTTCGCCGACGTCCCGGACGACGTGCTGGCCGCGGTGGTCGACGACGTCTTCCGGCGGTGGGACGCCCGCGACGTCGTCCCCGACGTGGCGCTGTTCGCCGGCGACCGCGAGTGGGGCACCGGCGCGCTGGCCGTGGCCGGCACCCTGCCGGCGGTCACCGCCTGGATCACCGGCCGCGGCGACGGCGCCGACCTGCAGGCCGACGGCCCGCTGCCCTCCCTGGCGCCCTGGGCCTGA
- a CDS encoding FAD-dependent oxidoreductase, which yields MPARPVLLTVDDDRTVSRAVARDLRRHYGDRYRVVRAESGADALAALRELTARGELTALLLADHRMPGMTGVEFLEQAMDLAPSAKRVLLTAYADTDAAIKAINDVDLDHYLLKPWDPPEELLYPVLDELLEDWSRTTRAPFEGLTLLGHQWSPETQELKEFLARNQVPYRHLQGEDAAAIRTAAGLDDDALPATVLSDGTVLSRPSLREVAVQCGLSTTAGSPFYDVVVVGAGPAGLGSAVYAASEGLRTLLVERTATGGQAGQSSRIENYLGFPNGVSGAELAQRARDQAVRFGVEVLTASEVTAITPNGDGRALSFADGSQVTAHAVVLATGVSWTRLPARGAEEFAGRGVYYGAAAHEAADCQGEEVYVVGAANSAGQAALHFAKFASRVVLLCRGTDIRASMSEYLVARILANSAIEVLTCTQVVAVEGSDHVEQLVLANSANGQTTTVPASRLFVFIGAQPPTGWLGEAFVRDSRGFLQTGPSLLDAEGRPPRDWPLSRAPYHLECSVPGVFVAGDVRAESVKRVASAVGEGAMAVTLVHRYLEAIG from the coding sequence GTGCCCGCTCGACCCGTCCTGCTCACCGTCGACGACGACCGCACGGTCAGCCGCGCCGTCGCCCGCGACCTCCGCCGCCACTACGGCGACCGGTACCGGGTCGTGCGCGCCGAGAGCGGCGCGGACGCCCTGGCCGCGCTGCGCGAGCTCACCGCCCGCGGCGAGCTCACCGCCCTGCTCCTGGCCGACCACCGCATGCCCGGCATGACCGGGGTCGAGTTCCTCGAGCAGGCGATGGACCTCGCGCCCAGCGCCAAGCGGGTGCTGCTGACCGCCTACGCCGACACCGACGCCGCCATCAAGGCGATCAACGACGTCGACCTCGACCACTACCTGCTCAAGCCCTGGGACCCGCCGGAGGAGCTGCTCTACCCGGTCCTCGACGAGCTGCTCGAGGACTGGTCGCGCACCACCCGCGCGCCCTTCGAGGGGCTGACCCTGCTCGGGCACCAGTGGTCGCCGGAGACGCAGGAGCTCAAGGAGTTCCTCGCCCGCAACCAGGTGCCCTACCGGCACTTGCAGGGCGAGGACGCCGCGGCGATCCGCACCGCCGCCGGCCTGGACGACGACGCGCTGCCGGCCACCGTCCTGTCCGACGGCACCGTGCTCAGCCGCCCGTCGCTGCGCGAGGTGGCCGTGCAGTGCGGGCTGTCCACCACCGCCGGCAGCCCGTTCTACGACGTCGTGGTCGTCGGCGCCGGCCCGGCCGGGCTGGGGTCCGCGGTGTACGCGGCCAGCGAGGGGCTGCGCACGCTGCTGGTCGAGCGCACCGCGACCGGTGGGCAGGCCGGGCAGTCCAGCCGGATCGAGAACTACCTGGGCTTCCCCAACGGCGTCTCCGGCGCCGAGCTCGCCCAGCGCGCCCGTGACCAGGCGGTGCGCTTCGGCGTCGAGGTGCTCACCGCCAGCGAGGTCACCGCGATCACCCCCAACGGCGACGGCCGGGCGCTGAGCTTCGCCGACGGCAGCCAGGTCACCGCGCACGCCGTCGTCCTGGCCACCGGCGTCTCCTGGACCCGGCTGCCCGCCCGCGGCGCGGAGGAGTTCGCCGGCCGCGGCGTCTACTACGGCGCCGCCGCCCACGAGGCCGCCGACTGCCAGGGCGAGGAGGTCTACGTCGTCGGCGCGGCCAACTCCGCCGGGCAGGCGGCGCTGCACTTCGCCAAGTTCGCCAGCCGGGTCGTGCTGCTGTGCCGCGGCACCGACATCCGGGCCAGCATGTCCGAGTACCTGGTCGCCCGGATCCTGGCCAACTCCGCCATCGAGGTGCTCACCTGCACGCAGGTCGTGGCCGTCGAGGGCAGCGACCACGTCGAGCAGCTGGTCCTGGCCAACAGCGCGAACGGGCAGACCACGACCGTGCCGGCGTCCCGGCTGTTCGTCTTCATCGGCGCCCAGCCGCCCACGGGCTGGCTCGGTGAGGCCTTCGTCCGTGACTCCCGCGGCTTCCTGCAGACCGGCCCGTCGCTGCTGGACGCCGAGGGCCGCCCACCGCGCGACTGGCCGCTGAGCCGCGCGCCGTACCACCTGGAGTGCTCGGTCCCCGGCGTCTTCGTCGCCGGCGACGTCCGCGCCGAGTCGGTGAAGCGCGTCGCCTCCGCCGTCGGCGAGGGCGCCATGGCCGTCACGCTCGTGCACCGCTACCTGGAGGCCATCGGATGA
- a CDS encoding sensor histidine kinase, with product MTATTPQISTAELRTLFLFESLGEAELAWTAERADVRVFDADVVVFSEGQPADALYVLLEGGLLLTKHADGEDVVINDTSYRGAYSGATRAYATGAPEEYPTTMRTTRPSRFLRLAAEDFTTLVKEQCPMAVHLLDGLYEGVRATESALRQREHLVQLGHLSANLAHELNNPAAAAVRATEQLRGRTSAMRHKLALLADSGLSPELVSRLVRTQDAAVERSLKPRPDLTALEESDLEDAIAERLAEVGVEESQAYDLAPVFAAAGMDAHWVDDVVEQVDSGLEWAAAFGWLRYTLETETLMSEIEEAATRISSLVGAVKQYSHLDQAQHQDLDVKPGLESTLVMLARKLTGIRVQREYTAALPAVPGYPAELNQVWTNLIDNAADAMTHDGVASGVLTLRTRADDDAVFVEVSDDGPGVPEEVRSRLFDPFVTTKPAGAGSGLGLENARRIVERRHGGSLSYTTGPEGTTFCVRLPRYRSR from the coding sequence ATGACCGCGACCACCCCGCAGATCAGCACCGCGGAGCTGCGCACGCTGTTCCTCTTCGAGTCCCTCGGCGAGGCCGAGCTGGCGTGGACCGCCGAGCGCGCCGACGTCCGGGTCTTCGACGCCGACGTCGTCGTCTTCTCCGAGGGGCAGCCGGCCGACGCGCTCTACGTGCTGCTCGAGGGCGGGCTGCTGCTGACCAAGCACGCCGACGGCGAGGACGTCGTCATCAACGACACCAGCTACCGCGGCGCCTACTCCGGCGCGACCCGGGCGTACGCCACCGGGGCCCCGGAGGAGTACCCGACGACGATGCGCACCACCCGGCCCAGCCGGTTCCTGCGGCTCGCCGCCGAGGACTTCACCACCCTGGTGAAGGAGCAGTGCCCGATGGCGGTGCACCTGCTCGACGGCCTCTACGAGGGCGTGCGGGCGACGGAGTCCGCGCTGCGCCAGCGGGAGCACCTGGTCCAGCTGGGCCACCTGTCGGCGAACCTGGCGCACGAGCTGAACAACCCGGCCGCCGCGGCGGTGCGGGCCACCGAGCAGCTGCGCGGCCGGACCAGCGCCATGCGGCACAAGCTCGCGCTGCTGGCCGACAGCGGGCTGTCCCCGGAGCTGGTGTCCCGGCTGGTGCGCACCCAGGACGCCGCGGTCGAGCGCTCGCTGAAGCCCCGCCCGGACCTCACCGCCCTGGAGGAGAGCGACCTGGAGGACGCGATCGCCGAGCGGCTCGCCGAGGTCGGCGTCGAGGAGTCCCAGGCCTACGACCTGGCACCGGTGTTCGCCGCCGCGGGGATGGACGCGCACTGGGTCGACGACGTCGTCGAGCAGGTCGACTCGGGGCTGGAGTGGGCGGCGGCGTTCGGCTGGCTGCGCTACACGCTGGAGACCGAGACGCTGATGAGCGAGATCGAGGAGGCCGCGACCCGGATCTCCTCGCTGGTCGGCGCGGTGAAGCAGTACTCGCACCTGGACCAGGCCCAGCACCAGGACCTCGACGTCAAGCCCGGGCTGGAGAGCACGCTGGTGATGCTGGCCCGCAAGCTGACCGGCATCCGGGTGCAGCGCGAGTACACCGCCGCCCTGCCCGCGGTGCCCGGCTACCCCGCCGAGCTCAACCAGGTCTGGACCAACCTGATCGACAACGCCGCCGACGCGATGACCCACGACGGTGTGGCCTCCGGCGTGCTGACCCTGCGCACCCGGGCCGACGACGACGCGGTGTTCGTCGAGGTCTCCGACGACGGTCCGGGGGTGCCCGAGGAGGTGCGCAGCCGGCTGTTCGACCCGTTCGTCACCACCAAGCCCGCGGGGGCGGGCAGCGGACTGGGCCTGGAGAACGCCCGGCGGATCGTCGAGCGGCGGCACGGCGGCTCGCTCAGCTACACGACCGGACCGGAGGGGACGACGTTCTGCGTGCGCCTGCCGCGGTACCGGTCGCGGTGA
- a CDS encoding UBP-type zinc finger domain-containing protein: MTGWQVEAGSRCTHADRLPPAPGPAEACEDCLATGGRWVHLRRCLTCGHVGCCDSSPHRHATAHATATEHPVVASAEPREHWAWCYPDRALLLPRP, translated from the coding sequence GTGACCGGCTGGCAGGTGGAGGCCGGCTCCCGCTGCACGCACGCGGACCGGCTGCCGCCCGCGCCCGGGCCGGCGGAGGCCTGCGAGGACTGCCTGGCCACCGGCGGGCGGTGGGTGCACCTGCGGCGCTGCCTGACGTGTGGCCACGTGGGCTGCTGCGACTCCTCACCGCACCGGCACGCCACCGCGCACGCGACCGCCACCGAGCACCCGGTGGTCGCCTCGGCCGAGCCCCGCGAGCACTGGGCCTGGTGCTACCCCGACCGGGCGCTGCTCCTCCCCCGCCCCTGA
- a CDS encoding PaaI family thioesterase has protein sequence MTFADSLGVHGTTAEDGTARLQLDATEAHLNPAGTVHGGVLATLVDTAMGAAVRSSTGEHDVPATSQLTVTYLHPGSPGRLEVTGRVVTQGEHLTVCEADVEQDGRTLVHAVATFAVLHR, from the coding sequence ATGACCTTCGCGGACTCCCTCGGCGTGCACGGGACGACGGCCGAGGACGGGACCGCGCGGCTGCAGCTGGACGCGACCGAGGCCCACCTCAACCCGGCGGGCACCGTGCACGGCGGGGTGCTGGCGACCCTCGTCGACACGGCCATGGGTGCGGCGGTGCGCAGCAGCACCGGCGAGCACGACGTCCCGGCGACCAGCCAGCTGACCGTCACCTACCTCCACCCGGGCTCCCCCGGCCGACTGGAGGTCACCGGCCGGGTGGTCACCCAGGGCGAGCACCTGACGGTGTGCGAGGCCGACGTCGAGCAGGACGGCCGCACCCTGGTGCACGCGGTGGCGACCTTCGCCGTCCTCCACCGCTGA
- a CDS encoding ferritin-like domain-containing protein, with protein sequence MAVTTTVQTAALITQLRALLQLTQTEQQIARIRTGQARTDAVRRELTENAEHAGERSAAIAEQLRDLGGMTDVVTPALGRLTALVKGTLEQAEPIDEALLQDLQLEHQLLDRATYLKVLAQAADRPQVHALAERLIEAHSATVEWLTVVLAEEALGGPAALRATPLQRVAGGATRLANLPVRFAANTVNRALDSAQHAGGQAQGAVTGVVGDVTGRAGALGDAVRETLTVGRVASLRRAERIARREGDTTVADTVAATRRELGDVSADELPIAGYDSMTTAQIARAVRTLTDPQQVRTIVRYEETHKARASVVSAVQTRLAALAKEAVGIED encoded by the coding sequence ATGGCCGTCACCACCACCGTCCAGACCGCCGCGCTGATCACCCAGCTGCGCGCGCTGCTGCAGCTCACCCAGACCGAGCAGCAGATCGCCCGCATCCGGACGGGGCAGGCGCGCACCGACGCCGTCCGCCGCGAGCTCACCGAGAACGCCGAGCACGCCGGGGAGCGCAGCGCCGCCATCGCCGAGCAGTTGCGCGACCTCGGCGGGATGACCGACGTCGTCACCCCCGCGCTCGGCCGGCTCACCGCCCTGGTCAAGGGCACCCTGGAGCAGGCCGAGCCGATCGACGAGGCGCTGCTGCAGGACCTGCAGCTGGAGCACCAGCTGCTCGACCGGGCCACCTACCTCAAGGTGCTCGCCCAGGCCGCGGACCGGCCGCAGGTGCACGCGCTCGCCGAGCGGCTGATCGAGGCGCACTCGGCCACCGTCGAGTGGCTCACCGTCGTGCTGGCCGAGGAGGCCCTCGGGGGCCCGGCGGCGCTGCGGGCCACGCCGCTGCAGCGGGTCGCCGGTGGGGCGACCCGGCTGGCCAACCTGCCGGTGCGCTTCGCGGCCAACACGGTCAACCGGGCGCTGGACTCCGCCCAGCACGCCGGGGGCCAGGCGCAGGGCGCGGTCACCGGGGTCGTCGGCGACGTCACCGGCCGGGCCGGCGCGCTGGGCGACGCCGTCCGGGAGACCCTCACCGTCGGTCGGGTCGCCTCGCTGCGCCGAGCCGAGCGGATCGCCCGGCGGGAGGGCGACACCACCGTCGCCGACACCGTCGCCGCCACCCGCCGCGAGCTGGGCGACGTCAGCGCCGACGAGCTGCCGATCGCCGGCTACGACTCGATGACCACCGCGCAGATCGCCCGCGCGGTGCGCACCCTCACCGACCCGCAGCAGGTGCGCACGATCGTCCGCTACGAGGAGACGCACAAGGCCCGGGCGAGCGTCGTCAGCGCCGTGCAGACCCGGCTCGCGGCCCTGGCCAAGGAGGCCGTGGGCATCGAGGACTGA
- a CDS encoding TetR/AcrR family transcriptional regulator C-terminal domain-containing protein: protein MAKTTSDDHRDPDLVAVQEGTGAAGEMTRPAGLDRDRILTAAIAFIDEHGLSALTMRRLGAALGVEAMALYRYVPGREDLLDGVVDRVVETLFDKDDGDDIYVEDHNGWQDYLMRLAHGVRRIALAHPSVFPLVASRPPAAPWVRPPLRSLRMVESFLGTLTGAGFSDQAAVAAYRAYSSFLLGHLLLEVTQIGAQVSLLDQPEGDPEAQANTDLTQFPALLRTEALLSRDKSAAEFEEALENLLDRLERVLHEAKNSDGDVADLV, encoded by the coding sequence GTGGCCAAGACGACGAGCGACGACCACCGCGACCCGGACCTGGTCGCGGTCCAGGAGGGCACCGGGGCGGCCGGCGAGATGACCCGTCCCGCCGGGCTGGACCGCGACCGCATCCTCACCGCCGCGATCGCGTTCATCGACGAGCACGGCCTGTCCGCCCTCACGATGCGCCGGCTCGGCGCCGCGCTCGGCGTCGAGGCGATGGCGCTCTACCGCTACGTCCCCGGCCGGGAGGACCTGCTCGACGGCGTCGTCGACCGCGTGGTGGAGACCCTCTTCGACAAGGACGACGGCGACGACATCTACGTCGAGGACCACAACGGCTGGCAGGACTACCTGATGCGGCTGGCCCACGGCGTCCGCCGGATCGCCCTCGCCCACCCCTCGGTCTTCCCGCTGGTCGCCAGCCGCCCGCCGGCCGCGCCCTGGGTGCGCCCGCCGCTGCGCAGCCTGCGCATGGTCGAGTCCTTCCTCGGCACGCTGACCGGGGCCGGGTTCTCCGACCAGGCCGCGGTCGCCGCCTACCGGGCCTACTCCAGCTTCCTGCTCGGCCACCTGCTGCTCGAGGTCACCCAGATCGGTGCCCAGGTGAGCCTGCTCGACCAGCCCGAGGGCGACCCCGAGGCACAGGCGAACACCGACCTGACCCAGTTCCCCGCGCTGCTGCGCACCGAGGCGCTCCTGTCGCGGGACAAGTCGGCCGCGGAGTTCGAGGAGGCGCTGGAGAACCTGCTCGACCGGCTGGAGCGCGTGCTGCACGAGGCCAAGAACTCCGACGGGGACGTCGCCGACCTGGTCTGA
- a CDS encoding DUF2382 domain-containing protein — MITQQDINTIIGSNAVDADGDKLGKVGQVYLDDQTGSPEWATVSTGLFGTSETFVPLTDASVSGGTLRVPYQKAKVKDAPRVDADQGHLSPEEEAELYRYYGVGVGGTQTAGYDTDTTRTAGYDTDTTVAAGTDTNRHGTVGHDTSGPTTDDAMTRSEEQLRVGTQTVEAGRARLRKYIVTEQVSTTVPVSHEEVRIEREPITDANRGDALDGPAISEEEHEVVLHAERAVVAKEAVPVERVRLDVDTVTEQQQVTDTVRKEQIEVEGDGVTGNRTAGNRTADADGDRSLADKAKDALGRNDHR; from the coding sequence GTGATCACCCAGCAGGACATCAACACCATCATCGGCAGCAACGCGGTCGACGCCGACGGCGACAAGCTCGGCAAGGTCGGCCAGGTCTACCTGGACGACCAGACCGGCAGCCCGGAGTGGGCCACCGTGAGCACCGGCCTCTTCGGCACCTCGGAGACCTTCGTCCCGCTGACCGACGCCAGCGTCTCCGGCGGCACGCTCCGCGTCCCCTATCAGAAGGCCAAGGTCAAGGACGCCCCCCGCGTGGACGCCGACCAGGGCCACCTGAGCCCTGAGGAGGAGGCCGAGCTCTACCGCTACTACGGCGTGGGCGTCGGCGGCACGCAGACCGCCGGCTACGACACCGACACCACGCGCACCGCGGGCTACGACACCGACACCACCGTCGCCGCCGGCACCGACACGAACCGCCACGGCACCGTCGGCCACGACACCTCCGGCCCGACGACCGACGACGCGATGACCCGCTCCGAGGAGCAGCTCCGCGTCGGCACCCAGACCGTCGAGGCCGGCCGCGCCCGCCTGCGCAAGTACATCGTCACCGAGCAGGTCTCCACGACCGTCCCGGTCTCCCACGAGGAGGTCCGGATCGAGCGTGAGCCCATCACCGACGCCAACCGTGGCGACGCCCTCGACGGTCCCGCGATCTCCGAGGAGGAGCACGAGGTCGTCCTGCACGCCGAGCGCGCCGTGGTCGCCAAGGAGGCCGTGCCGGTCGAGCGCGTCCGCCTGGACGTCGACACCGTGACCGAGCAGCAGCAGGTCACCGACACGGTCCGCAAGGAGCAGATCGAGGTCGAGGGTGACGGCGTCACCGGCAACCGCACCGCCGGCAACCGCACCGCCGACGCCGACGGTGACCGCAGCCTGGCCGACAAGGCCAAGGACGCGCTGGGTCGCAACGACCACCGCTGA